The following coding sequences lie in one Oncorhynchus nerka isolate Pitt River linkage group LG14, Oner_Uvic_2.0, whole genome shotgun sequence genomic window:
- the LOC115140821 gene encoding trypsin-1-like isoform X2, whose translation MISLVFVLLIGAAFATEDDKIVGGYECKAYSQPHQVSLNSGYHFCGGSLVNENWVVSAAHCYKSRVEVRLGEHHIKVTEGSEQFISSSRVIRHPNYSSYNIDNDIMLIKLSKPATLNTYVQPVALPSSCAPAGTMCTVSGWGNTMSSTADGDKLQCLNIPILSYSDCNNSYPGMITNAMFCAGYLEGGKDSCQGDSGGPVVCNGELQGVVSWGYGCAEPGNPGVYAKVCIFNDWLTSTMATY comes from the exons ATGATTTCTCTGGTCTTCGTTCTGCTCATTGGAGCCGCTT TCGCCACGGAGGACGACAAGATCGTTGGAGGGTATGAGTGTAAGGCGTACTCCCagccccaccaggtgtctctgaACTCTGGGTACCACTTCTGTGGTGGCTCCTTGGTCAATGAGAACTGGGTTGTGTCTGCTGCTCACTGCTACAAGTC ccgtGTGGAGGTGCGTCTGGGCGAGCACCACATCAAGGTGACTGAGGGTAGCGAGCAGTTCATCTCTTCATCCCGCGTGATCCGTCACCCCAACTACAGCTCCTACAACATCGACAATGACATCATGTTGATCAAGCTGAGCAAGCCCGCCACCCTCAACACCTACGTGCAGCCTGTTGCTCTGCCCAGCAGCTGTGCCCCCGCGGGCACCATGTGTACCGTCTCTGGATGGGGCAACACCATGAGCTCCA CCGCAGATGGCGACAAGCTGCAGTGCCTGAACATCCCCATCCTGTCCTACAGCGACTGTAACAACTCCTACCCTGGCATGATCACCAACGCCATGTTCTGCGCTGGATACCTGGAGGGAGGCAAGGACTCTTGCCAG ggtgacTCTGGTGGCCCTGTGGTGTGCAATGGTGAGCTCCAGGGTGTTGTGTCCTGGGGTTATGGCTGTGCCGAGCCCGGTAACCCCGGTGTCTACGCCAAG gTGTGCATCTTCAATGACTGGCTGACCAGCACCATGGCCACCTACTAA
- the LOC115140821 gene encoding trypsin-1-like isoform X1, translating to MISLVFVLLIGAAFATEDDKIVGGYECKAYSQPHQVSLNSGYHFCGGSLVNENWVVSAAHCYKSRVEVRLGEHHIKVTEGSEQFISSSRVIRHPNYSSYNIDNDIMLIKLSKPATLNTYVQPVALPSSCAPAGTMCTVSGWGNTMSSTADGDKLQCLNIPILSYSDCNNSYPGMITNAMFCAGYLEGGKDSCQGDSGGPVVCNGELQGVVSWGYGCAEPGNPGVYAKVRQKNCFHVVFEENINIHTSL from the exons ATGATTTCTCTGGTCTTCGTTCTGCTCATTGGAGCCGCTT TCGCCACGGAGGACGACAAGATCGTTGGAGGGTATGAGTGTAAGGCGTACTCCCagccccaccaggtgtctctgaACTCTGGGTACCACTTCTGTGGTGGCTCCTTGGTCAATGAGAACTGGGTTGTGTCTGCTGCTCACTGCTACAAGTC ccgtGTGGAGGTGCGTCTGGGCGAGCACCACATCAAGGTGACTGAGGGTAGCGAGCAGTTCATCTCTTCATCCCGCGTGATCCGTCACCCCAACTACAGCTCCTACAACATCGACAATGACATCATGTTGATCAAGCTGAGCAAGCCCGCCACCCTCAACACCTACGTGCAGCCTGTTGCTCTGCCCAGCAGCTGTGCCCCCGCGGGCACCATGTGTACCGTCTCTGGATGGGGCAACACCATGAGCTCCA CCGCAGATGGCGACAAGCTGCAGTGCCTGAACATCCCCATCCTGTCCTACAGCGACTGTAACAACTCCTACCCTGGCATGATCACCAACGCCATGTTCTGCGCTGGATACCTGGAGGGAGGCAAGGACTCTTGCCAG ggtgacTCTGGTGGCCCTGTGGTGTGCAATGGTGAGCTCCAGGGTGTTGTGTCCTGGGGTTATGGCTGTGCCGAGCCCGGTAACCCCGGTGTCTACGCCAAGGTAAGACAGAAAAATTGTTTTCATGTTGTGTTTGAGGAAAACATCAACATTCATACATCACTGTGA